One genomic region from Anabaena sp. PCC 7108 encodes:
- the nifH gene encoding nitrogenase iron protein, whose amino-acid sequence MATDSNIRQIAFYGKGGIGKSTTSQNTLAAMAEMGQRIMIVGCDPKADSTRLMLHSKAQTTVLSLAAERGAVEDLELSEVLLTGFRGVKCVESGGPEPGVGCAGRGIITAINFLEENGAYTDLDFVSYDVLGDVVCGGFAMPIREGKAQEIYIVTSGEMMAMYAANNIARGVLKYAHTGGVRLGGLICNSRNVDREVELIETLAKRLNTHMIHFVPRDNIVQHAELRRMTVNEYAPDSDQGNEYRTLAKKIINNKNLTIPTPIEMEELEELLIEFGILESDENTEKLVGKSATEAPVKK is encoded by the coding sequence ATGGCTACTGACTCCAATATTAGACAAATTGCTTTCTACGGTAAAGGTGGTATTGGTAAATCTACCACTTCTCAAAACACCCTTGCGGCTATGGCAGAAATGGGTCAACGCATCATGATTGTCGGCTGCGACCCTAAAGCTGACTCTACCCGGTTGATGCTTCACTCTAAAGCTCAAACCACCGTTCTTTCCTTGGCTGCTGAAAGAGGTGCTGTTGAAGATTTAGAACTCAGTGAAGTACTGTTGACCGGTTTCCGTGGTGTTAAGTGCGTAGAATCTGGTGGTCCAGAACCCGGTGTAGGTTGTGCAGGTCGTGGTATTATCACCGCTATTAACTTCCTAGAAGAAAATGGTGCTTACACAGATTTAGATTTCGTATCTTACGACGTATTAGGTGACGTTGTATGTGGTGGTTTCGCCATGCCAATTCGGGAAGGAAAAGCACAAGAAATCTACATCGTGACATCAGGTGAAATGATGGCGATGTATGCTGCTAACAACATCGCTCGTGGTGTTTTAAAATATGCTCACACTGGTGGTGTGCGTTTAGGTGGATTGATTTGTAACAGCCGTAACGTTGACAGGGAAGTCGAATTAATCGAAACCTTGGCAAAACGTTTGAACACCCACATGATTCACTTCGTACCCCGTGACAATATCGTTCAACACGCAGAATTGCGTCGGATGACTGTTAACGAATATGCACCTGATAGTGATCAGGGTAATGAATATCGGACACTGGCTAAAAAGATTATCAACAACAAAAATCTGACTATTCCTACACCTATTGAAATGGAAGAACTAGAAGAATTGTTGATTGAGTTCGGTATTCTTGAAAGTGACGAAAATACTGAAAAACTGGTTGGTAAGTCAGCTACTGAAGCACCAGTCAAAAAATAG
- a CDS encoding NblA/ycf18 family protein, which translates to MNQPTKLSLEQEFSLRIFGDQVQQMSREQAQVFLLNLYEYMMIQETTYQELLKHEWKLDSGSISS; encoded by the coding sequence ATGAATCAGCCTACAAAATTATCTTTAGAACAAGAATTTAGCCTCAGGATTTTTGGTGATCAAGTACAGCAAATGTCTCGTGAACAAGCTCAGGTATTTTTACTAAACTTGTATGAGTATATGATGATTCAAGAAACGACTTACCAAGAATTGCTAAAGCATGAATGGAAACTAGATTCAGGAAGCATCTCTAGTTAA